CACGCAGACGTTCTTCGCGCCGGCCGCCCGGGTCCGCTCGACCAGGCCCTCCGTGGCCGCGGAGACGCTCGCCCGGGTGCCGGTGACTCCCATGGCGCTGGCGGCGTAGACGAAGCCCTCGGTGTGCGAGACCACATGCGCGAGGCGGTCGCGCGGGGAGCTCGGAGCCACCAGGAACACCCGGTCCACGCCGTGCCGCTCGCCGGCCTCGATCCAGTCGGCGCCCTCGTCGGGGATGAGGTCCGGGGTGATCACGCCGGCGCCGCCGGCGGCCGCGAGGTCGCGGGCGAAGGCGTCGGGGCCGTAGGCGAGGATCGGGTTCCAGTAGCTCATCACCAGGATCGCCGCGCCCCGGCCCGAGAGCGCCTCGACGGCCTCGAGCACGTGGCGGGTGCGGGTGCCGCCGGCGAGGGCGGCGGAGGCCGCCTGCTGGATCACGGGGCCGTCCATGACGGGGTCGGAGTACGGCAGTCCCAGCTCGATCATGTCGGCGCCGTGGTCGATGAGGATCCGGGCGGCCTCGATCGACCGCTCCAGATCGGGGTAGCCCACGGGAAGATAGGCGATGAGCGCGGCGCGGTTCTCGGAGCGGGTGCGGTCCAGGACCTCGCCGGCGCGCAGGCGGGCGGTGTCGGCGGTGGTCATCGTGACTCCTCGGGCTTCTGTGCGGCCCGGTCCGGGCTGGTCTCGCGGGCGGCGGCGCGGAGCGCGGACAGGTCGGCGCGGGCCGGTTCGT
The window above is part of the Brachybacterium vulturis genome. Proteins encoded here:
- the trpA gene encoding tryptophan synthase subunit alpha — its product is MTTADTARLRAGEVLDRTRSENRAALIAYLPVGYPDLERSIEAARILIDHGADMIELGLPYSDPVMDGPVIQQAASAALAGGTRTRHVLEAVEALSGRGAAILVMSYWNPILAYGPDAFARDLAAAGGAGVITPDLIPDEGADWIEAGERHGVDRVFLVAPSSPRDRLAHVVSHTEGFVYAASAMGVTGTRASVSAATEGLVERTRAAGAKNVCVGLGVSNGEQAAQVGAYADGVIVGSAFVRALIENQGDHAAARTALAAVADDLRAGVERARTET